One Gammaproteobacteria bacterium DNA window includes the following coding sequences:
- a CDS encoding carbohydrate porin gives MSLMFCISSAVVANDTKSDFNFALDPFERNAEQKRVQSRKPDQHDSAFPVAEEQTPAAPKPVEAAPELNNPPVQAVKPEPTATPAQNLVVTAPPSDSPPYFYTLFVDVDGVYKLQGGASQTGHGMAEEGVEPTVPSPSAIVGMAHFYGEYDTEKADLWKNGTFTLHAIFPFGKTPMNTVGDLRSVSSVDATYLNADMEMVMPQLQLLEAWYEHRFPYSRSSIRFGVGYMGTDFYRSKYSGLFLTSGVSSIGTEILWNTMASTPPNTTLGLWYKTEPMEDYYLQGVIFDGLPDHSNQVFALKLSNDEGAFLAMEGGLNRGKAKEPGYMKLGLGAWYLHQNMEKNDMVGFSGAAIAGKLGTSGLYFVGEHTYNDQIGFFLKAGKAAGDINKYRQYFTGGVVYKGLLESRPGDTAGVAVVQSKLSQAFLNANQFDENDEAVYYSHETIWELTYSTQYNKWLMLQPDLQYVIQPSMRTANKNAWVALLRAEITIF, from the coding sequence ATGTCTCTGATGTTCTGTATCAGTTCGGCTGTCGTGGCCAATGATACCAAGTCAGATTTCAATTTTGCGCTCGACCCTTTCGAACGTAACGCAGAACAGAAGCGGGTTCAAAGTCGCAAACCAGACCAACATGACAGCGCATTCCCTGTTGCAGAAGAACAAACACCGGCGGCTCCCAAACCTGTCGAAGCTGCGCCAGAACTCAACAATCCTCCAGTACAAGCAGTCAAACCAGAACCGACTGCGACTCCCGCACAAAACCTCGTAGTCACCGCTCCGCCGTCGGATAGTCCACCTTACTTCTATACCTTGTTTGTCGATGTGGACGGCGTGTACAAACTCCAGGGCGGTGCGAGCCAGACAGGGCATGGCATGGCGGAAGAAGGCGTGGAACCGACGGTACCTTCGCCGTCAGCTATCGTCGGCATGGCCCATTTCTACGGCGAATACGATACGGAAAAGGCCGATCTATGGAAGAACGGCACCTTTACGCTGCACGCGATTTTTCCTTTTGGCAAAACCCCGATGAACACCGTCGGTGATTTGCGCAGCGTCAGCAGCGTCGATGCAACCTATCTCAATGCCGACATGGAGATGGTCATGCCCCAACTGCAGTTGCTTGAGGCCTGGTATGAACATCGATTTCCATACAGCCGCTCCAGCATACGATTTGGCGTTGGCTATATGGGTACGGATTTTTACCGATCCAAATATTCCGGTCTGTTTTTAACCAGCGGTGTCAGCAGTATCGGTACCGAAATACTGTGGAACACTATGGCATCGACGCCACCAAACACGACGCTGGGCCTTTGGTACAAAACCGAACCCATGGAAGACTACTATCTACAAGGCGTGATCTTTGATGGCCTCCCAGATCATTCCAACCAGGTTTTTGCTCTGAAACTTTCCAATGATGAAGGGGCATTTTTGGCGATGGAAGGTGGATTAAATCGCGGCAAAGCAAAAGAGCCTGGCTATATGAAACTCGGTCTCGGCGCCTGGTATTTACACCAGAATATGGAAAAAAATGACATGGTAGGATTCTCAGGCGCGGCCATCGCAGGCAAGTTAGGAACAAGCGGCCTGTATTTCGTTGGCGAACACACCTACAACGACCAAATCGGTTTTTTCCTCAAGGCGGGAAAAGCGGCCGGGGACATCAACAAGTACCGTCAGTATTTCACGGGGGGCGTGGTATACAAAGGCTTGTTGGAGTCCCGGCCTGGTGACACAGCTGGAGTAGCAGTTGTCCAGTCGAAACTATCGCAGGCATTTCTCAATGCCAATCAGTTCGACGAAAATGATGAAGCTGTTTACTACTCCCATGAAACAATCTGGGAATTAACGTATAGCACCCAGTACAATAAATGGCTGATGTTGCAACCAGATCTTCAATACGTTATTCAACCTTCTATGCGCACGGCAAACAAAAACGCCTGGGTCGCACTATTGCGCGCGGAAATTACCATCTTCTGA
- a CDS encoding DUF2892 domain-containing protein — protein MEERLQGNVTLAERSIRLVLGAGVLFYFFVSPIEPVLFTAVVVGSLYTLLTSLTGWDPLYGLMNAILALFKPESFRVSNSLGFQA, from the coding sequence ATGGAAGAAAGACTGCAAGGTAATGTAACGCTGGCTGAACGTAGTATACGATTGGTTTTGGGCGCGGGTGTGTTGTTCTATTTTTTTGTTTCACCGATAGAACCCGTGCTTTTCACTGCAGTCGTCGTTGGCTCGCTTTACACTTTGCTGACATCGTTAACGGGCTGGGATCCCTTGTATGGTTTGATGAATGCGATACTCGCTTTGTTTAAGCCAGAATCCTTTCGCGTTTCAAACTCACTTGGCTTTCAAGCCTGA
- a CDS encoding MATE family efflux transporter: MKQIHKDIFAIALPVSAGMLSQNLMSLVDTYMVGPLGKHALAALGLGAFIFYLCFAVTIGFSTAVQSETVKRSPDMDTGPLFSALLFLVVTMPFATLFLYFAMPWLLTFYDGDAHVVDETTNYLQMRFLGIAFVAMSFSFRGYWTALGQARIFLITVLVMHACNIALNYVFIHGNFGMPAMGVSGAGFASAISAFIGCMVYVVFLFARLPRPLKRSPLAIKPLLTIAIPYGMQQLSVGMGMVVLFAMIGLIGTAQLAAATVVTNISLFVVMPGIGIGIAAVTISGREIRQNRFDNVAANMNQVVKLAVVLFMLAGLPMWLMPEMLLGMFIDDAETLSLAVIPLVITGLALAIDAIVLICNQSLFIVGQGKKWVFTIIALQWLVLFPSVYYFCVLLGYPFYLVWVIKVLISVIQAFIASALWRKGIVQLEAQAV; encoded by the coding sequence ATGAAACAAATTCACAAAGATATATTCGCCATTGCATTACCGGTTTCTGCCGGTATGTTGTCGCAAAACCTGATGAGTCTGGTGGATACCTATATGGTGGGGCCACTGGGAAAACATGCGCTCGCTGCACTTGGACTGGGAGCATTTATTTTTTATCTGTGTTTTGCCGTGACGATTGGTTTTTCTACTGCCGTGCAAAGTGAAACCGTCAAGCGTTCGCCTGATATGGATACCGGACCCTTGTTTTCAGCGCTGCTTTTCCTTGTCGTCACCATGCCTTTTGCGACCTTATTCTTATATTTTGCAATGCCGTGGTTGTTGACGTTTTATGATGGCGATGCACATGTCGTCGACGAAACGACAAATTATTTGCAGATGCGATTCCTGGGCATCGCGTTTGTGGCCATGAGTTTTTCGTTTCGTGGTTACTGGACCGCATTGGGACAGGCGAGAATTTTTCTGATTACCGTGCTGGTCATGCACGCCTGCAATATTGCCTTAAACTATGTGTTTATCCATGGCAATTTTGGGATGCCGGCTATGGGCGTGTCGGGCGCGGGCTTTGCGTCTGCGATATCCGCCTTCATCGGTTGCATGGTTTATGTCGTGTTTCTTTTTGCACGCTTACCGAGACCACTCAAACGTTCACCGCTGGCAATAAAGCCGTTGTTAACTATTGCAATTCCCTATGGCATGCAGCAGCTGTCTGTTGGTATGGGGATGGTGGTGTTATTTGCCATGATCGGTTTGATTGGCACTGCGCAGTTAGCCGCGGCTACCGTCGTTACGAATATATCCTTGTTTGTGGTAATGCCCGGTATTGGAATCGGAATCGCGGCGGTCACTATTTCCGGGCGCGAGATTCGTCAGAATCGTTTTGATAATGTTGCGGCAAACATGAATCAGGTTGTGAAACTCGCAGTCGTACTGTTTATGTTGGCAGGACTGCCAATGTGGTTAATGCCAGAGATGTTGCTGGGCATGTTTATCGACGATGCTGAGACATTGTCGCTGGCAGTTATTCCTTTAGTCATCACCGGTCTGGCATTGGCGATTGATGCGATTGTTTTAATCTGTAATCAAAGTTTGTTTATCGTCGGGCAGGGAAAGAAATGGGTGTTTACGATTATTGCCTTGCAGTGGCTGGTGTTGTTTCCCAGCGTCTATTATTTTTGCGTGCTCCTGGGTTATCCGTTCTATCTTGTTTGGGTGATAAAAGTACTCATTAGTGTGATTCAGGCGTTTATTGCGAGTGCTTTATGGCGTAAAGGTATTGTGCAACTTGAAGCACAGGCAGTTTGA
- a CDS encoding M20 family peptidase, with product MRSVPIWKKFLKLVASLIGLLLALIIFNTLQYPSRQLETAPANTEIDKIGQLPQMLSKVIRFETYSKRAPEPYDAHPFDQLHTFLKEVFPLVYEKLQVEVINQHGLLFTWKGKNPDLTPVLFVAHQDVVSVEEPQTWEHPPFSGKIHDGYVWGRGALDDKPAIITQMYNIQELLKQSWQPERTLVFAYGQDEEVGGEYGATQLAAELKKRGYHFDAIYDEGMPITQGILAGIDSPVALVGIAEKGYMTLTLSVNGEGGHSSSPPPNTAVGVLAHAIAKLEDHPMSASLDGPVGHMFSTLAPEMGTVKHAVLSNLWLLGGVLEKQLAGKPSTNALIRTTVAATMFQGSQQANVLPQLAEAKVNFRLIPENSIEQVIQHVKDTIKDERVNIEIFGDASEPSAVSSIESNAYMALNRSIRESFPDAMVAPTLMIGATDSRRYKDLADNIYRFRPLLLNAQDIKRFHGSNERISIANLRQMAVFYRQLFQHIGGKSE from the coding sequence ATGCGTTCTGTGCCTATATGGAAAAAATTTCTCAAACTTGTTGCCAGTTTAATCGGTCTGTTGCTGGCTCTCATCATTTTCAACACCTTGCAGTATCCTAGCCGACAACTGGAAACCGCACCGGCAAACACCGAAATTGACAAGATAGGCCAGTTACCACAAATGCTGAGCAAGGTGATACGCTTCGAAACGTATTCCAAACGTGCCCCTGAGCCATACGATGCCCATCCCTTCGATCAATTGCACACTTTTTTGAAGGAAGTGTTTCCACTGGTATATGAAAAACTTCAGGTCGAAGTCATTAATCAACACGGTCTGCTTTTCACATGGAAAGGCAAAAACCCTGATCTCACACCTGTGTTGTTTGTCGCTCATCAAGACGTTGTCAGTGTAGAAGAACCTCAGACCTGGGAACATCCACCTTTCTCCGGCAAGATACACGACGGCTATGTATGGGGACGCGGTGCGCTTGACGACAAGCCCGCCATCATTACACAGATGTACAACATACAGGAACTGCTGAAACAGTCGTGGCAACCCGAACGCACTTTGGTGTTTGCCTACGGACAGGACGAGGAAGTAGGAGGTGAATACGGCGCGACACAACTCGCAGCTGAACTGAAAAAGCGCGGCTACCATTTTGATGCAATTTATGATGAAGGCATGCCGATTACACAAGGCATACTCGCGGGAATCGATTCACCTGTGGCACTGGTTGGTATTGCGGAAAAAGGCTATATGACGCTGACACTAAGCGTAAATGGTGAAGGTGGTCATTCCTCCAGCCCTCCGCCCAATACAGCCGTAGGTGTACTGGCTCACGCGATAGCAAAACTTGAAGACCATCCCATGTCAGCCAGCCTCGACGGCCCTGTCGGACACATGTTTAGTACGCTTGCACCGGAAATGGGTACGGTGAAACATGCCGTCCTCAGCAATCTGTGGTTGCTAGGTGGCGTATTGGAAAAGCAATTGGCAGGCAAACCATCCACCAATGCATTAATACGCACGACTGTCGCTGCAACAATGTTTCAAGGCAGTCAGCAGGCGAACGTATTGCCACAACTGGCAGAGGCAAAAGTCAATTTCCGTCTTATACCGGAAAACTCAATCGAGCAGGTTATCCAGCACGTCAAGGACACGATAAAAGACGAGCGCGTCAATATTGAAATATTTGGCGATGCATCGGAGCCTTCAGCCGTTTCCTCTATCGAGAGCAATGCCTATATGGCGTTGAATCGTTCCATACGTGAGAGCTTCCCCGACGCCATGGTTGCGCCGACGCTTATGATTGGCGCTACCGACTCACGACGCTATAAAGATCTGGCGGACAACATTTATCGCTTCCGACCTTTGTTGCTGAATGCTCAGGATATCAAACGTTTTCATGGGAGTAATGAGCGCATCAGCATTGCCAATCTACGTCAGATGGCGGTGTTTTATCGCCAGTTATTTCAACACATAGGTGGCAAATCGGAATAA
- a CDS encoding MFS transporter: MSKDVLSRKNALLIVLIGFAVVFLSSGIKTSYQVYFVEMADAFAQSRGGFAMAAAIFMLTFGIASPIVGSLSDRIGPKRTILLGLSLSGFAFVAAALINHFWVFVFLYGVVAAFGLTAMSYVPMGLLVDQSFDKKHQGLIYAVLTNGAAIGFMVMSPLWVFTQGVYNWQQIYFALGIIFLWPLYLMVKNYMPADAPASVDVAKQTSFGQRTRQIFRVRPLYVLMFGFTGCGVTMAFIDVHMVAHFQDIGLSKAQVSTALVVLGALELVGGFLAGWMCDRLPKSYVITGFYLLRAASLGVLWLFPNMFGVLLFAAMFGLSYLGTVVGTSMYTLNLFGKEVKGFAFGFIWLAHQIGAFLSTQIGANIHDWYGNYEWTILITASIALISALVSLLFLKPNPEPA; the protein is encoded by the coding sequence TTGTCTAAAGATGTTTTAAGTCGTAAAAATGCATTGCTGATAGTACTGATTGGCTTTGCCGTAGTTTTTCTCTCTTCGGGTATCAAGACCAGCTACCAGGTCTATTTTGTTGAAATGGCCGACGCCTTTGCGCAAAGCCGTGGCGGCTTTGCCATGGCGGCGGCCATATTCATGCTCACCTTTGGTATTGCCTCACCTATCGTCGGCAGTCTTTCCGATCGCATAGGACCCAAGCGAACCATACTCCTGGGGTTGTCGTTGTCGGGTTTTGCATTTGTCGCCGCGGCGTTGATTAATCACTTTTGGGTATTTGTTTTTCTTTATGGTGTCGTTGCGGCCTTTGGTCTGACGGCCATGTCGTATGTTCCTATGGGCTTGTTGGTCGACCAAAGCTTCGACAAGAAACATCAAGGTTTGATTTACGCGGTTCTGACTAATGGCGCGGCGATTGGCTTTATGGTGATGTCGCCGCTATGGGTGTTTACCCAGGGTGTGTATAACTGGCAGCAAATTTATTTTGCGTTAGGCATTATCTTTTTGTGGCCGCTGTATTTGATGGTCAAAAACTACATGCCTGCCGATGCTCCGGCGTCTGTTGACGTCGCAAAACAAACGTCTTTTGGCCAGCGCACGCGCCAGATATTTCGTGTACGACCGTTGTATGTTTTGATGTTTGGTTTTACCGGTTGCGGGGTCACCATGGCCTTTATCGACGTACACATGGTAGCGCATTTCCAGGACATCGGATTAAGTAAGGCGCAAGTGAGTACGGCGCTGGTTGTGTTAGGCGCTCTTGAACTAGTAGGTGGTTTTCTCGCGGGCTGGATGTGTGACCGTCTTCCCAAGAGTTATGTAATTACCGGTTTCTATTTATTGCGTGCCGCGTCGCTGGGAGTATTGTGGTTGTTCCCGAATATGTTTGGTGTGTTGTTGTTTGCCGCGATGTTTGGATTGAGCTATCTCGGCACGGTTGTTGGGACCTCGATGTATACCCTCAATTTGTTTGGTAAAGAAGTTAAGGGGTTTGCCTTTGGTTTTATCTGGCTAGCGCATCAGATTGGCGCTTTTCTCAGTACACAAATCGGCGCAAATATCCACGACTGGTATGGCAACTATGAGTGGACAATTTTAATTACCGCGTCAATCGCCTTGATCTCTGCGCTGGTGTCCTTGCTATTTCTCAAACCGAACCCTGAGCCAGCGTAG
- a CDS encoding GNAT family N-acetyltransferase: MSAVTSEMFTRLPSSRSREIYFEWPDCLVFSEQRELLALTNTIIERETTIGFAEPIPKSEGMQMMRELSDALVAGKKRLMLVRDKGTEAIVGQLILTPSHLPNCRHVAEISRVFVHPRVRAPQIITQGMREVLRECKRVGIDVLTLDVRADTRIHRLWESLGFETIGRYPDYARVNGQSFSGCYLYQRVEVMCEKLRVEPIV, encoded by the coding sequence GTGAGTGCTGTAACCAGTGAAATGTTTACACGGCTGCCAAGCAGTCGAAGCCGCGAAATCTATTTTGAATGGCCAGACTGCTTGGTCTTTTCTGAGCAACGTGAATTATTGGCTTTAACCAATACGATTATCGAGAGAGAAACGACTATCGGTTTTGCAGAACCCATTCCTAAGAGTGAGGGTATGCAAATGATGCGAGAACTCTCCGATGCGCTGGTTGCAGGTAAAAAGCGTTTAATGTTAGTGCGCGACAAAGGAACAGAGGCTATTGTTGGTCAGCTTATTTTGACCCCTAGTCACTTACCGAATTGTCGCCATGTGGCCGAGATATCCCGGGTGTTTGTACACCCGCGGGTACGGGCGCCACAAATCATCACACAGGGAATGCGCGAAGTTTTGCGCGAGTGTAAGCGTGTCGGGATAGATGTGCTAACCCTGGATGTACGCGCCGATACACGTATACATCGTTTGTGGGAAAGCCTTGGGTTTGAAACCATAGGCCGTTATCCGGATTACGCAAGAGTCAATGGACAATCCTTTTCTGGCTGTTATCTTTATCAAAGGGTAGAGGTAATGTGCGAGAAGTTAAGGGTTGAGCCGATTGTCTAA
- a CDS encoding iron-containing redox enzyme family protein, with protein sequence MAAQLQIAVQKTNELRDQYIDHAFRKELEDALFSHRTISHPIVQELARPVKNLELMRFIALQGYHLTRNFARYIGGLYNNCEVGYYRKRLAINLYEEETGMLSRTANHEVLMQRFLRALGISDEERDSAPALATTTDLIDYRWNLVEKPETFHMGASAVMIASEGQNLEEEAGKARHELLPQLYGFKPEDLSFFSVHAHEDIFHVREGLDLVSEICDSRKKKDEALEAIHETCARFWRFYDGIQEAYRG encoded by the coding sequence ATGGCCGCGCAATTGCAAATAGCCGTGCAAAAAACGAACGAGCTCCGTGATCAATACATTGATCATGCGTTTAGAAAAGAGCTCGAAGACGCTCTCTTTAGTCACAGAACCATTTCACATCCAATAGTCCAGGAACTGGCAAGACCGGTTAAAAATCTTGAACTTATGCGGTTTATCGCATTGCAGGGTTATCACCTGACACGTAATTTCGCTCGCTACATAGGCGGGCTGTATAACAATTGCGAAGTCGGTTACTACCGCAAGCGTCTCGCGATAAATCTCTATGAAGAAGAAACCGGTATGTTGTCACGTACGGCCAATCACGAAGTATTGATGCAGCGTTTTTTACGCGCGCTCGGTATTAGTGATGAAGAACGTGATTCCGCGCCTGCACTTGCAACGACGACCGATTTGATTGACTACCGCTGGAATCTGGTGGAGAAGCCCGAAACCTTTCATATGGGTGCTTCCGCTGTAATGATTGCCAGTGAAGGTCAAAATCTGGAAGAAGAAGCGGGTAAAGCCCGTCATGAACTATTGCCACAATTATATGGATTCAAACCGGAAGATCTTTCCTTCTTTTCCGTACACGCACATGAAGACATTTTTCATGTACGCGAAGGCCTTGATCTTGTGTCCGAGATTTGTGATTCCAGAAAAAAGAAAGATGAAGCCTTAGAAGCGATACACGAAACTTGTGCGCGCTTCTGGCGTTTCTATGATGGTATACAGGAAGCCTATCGAGGCTAG